A window of the Streptomyces formicae genome harbors these coding sequences:
- a CDS encoding glycerophosphodiester phosphodiesterase, which translates to MDAVTVVAHRGDPYVARENTIASLRSAIERGADAVEVDVRLTRDRVPVLLHDETLKRLWGHDRPLARLSHEQLTELTYGGVPTLREALIAVGAHRLMLDLPGADESAVRAIVGTVRECGAGERVYYTGGVGALFAVRAADPGAEIALTWTTLAPPRPSLLAPLRPRWLNYRFGLVSRELADRVHADGYLLSAWTADTRRTMRRLIGSGVDAITTNRVDTLASVLRTPLAAKGRSA; encoded by the coding sequence ATGGATGCCGTCACTGTCGTAGCGCATCGCGGCGACCCGTACGTCGCGCGCGAGAACACGATCGCGTCGCTGCGGTCCGCGATCGAGCGGGGCGCGGACGCCGTGGAGGTCGACGTCAGGCTGACCCGCGACCGGGTGCCCGTGCTGCTGCACGACGAGACGCTCAAGCGGCTCTGGGGCCACGACCGCCCGCTCGCCCGGCTCAGCCACGAGCAGCTGACCGAGCTGACGTACGGCGGGGTGCCGACCCTGCGCGAGGCGCTGATCGCGGTGGGCGCCCACCGGCTGATGCTGGATCTGCCGGGCGCCGACGAGTCGGCGGTCCGCGCCATCGTCGGTACAGTGCGCGAATGCGGCGCGGGCGAGCGGGTCTACTACACCGGTGGGGTCGGCGCCCTGTTCGCGGTGCGCGCCGCCGACCCGGGCGCGGAGATCGCCCTGACCTGGACGACGCTCGCCCCGCCCCGCCCCAGCCTGCTGGCCCCCCTGCGGCCGCGCTGGCTCAACTACCGCTTCGGTCTGGTGAGCCGGGAGCTCGCCGACCGCGTCCACGCGGACGGCTATCTGCTCTCCGCCTGGACCGCCGACACCCGCCGTACGATGCGCCGCCTCATCGGCAGCGGCGTCGACGCGATCACCACCAACCGCGTCGACACGCTCGCCTCCGTACTCCGCACGCCCCTCGCAGCGAAAGGACGCTCCGCGTGA
- a CDS encoding SAM-dependent methyltransferase has product MTEIDRIRTDIAHNARVWNYWLGGKDNYQIDRQVGDQVTGLFPSIRQVARADRAFLGRAVTYLAAEAGVRQFLDIGTGLPTVDNTHEVAQRIAPESRIVYVDNDPIVLTHARALLTSAPEGRTAYIDADAHRPDDILRSVEPTLDLSQPVAVIMLGILNFILDTDKATAIVRRIMDVIPPGSHLAVTHPTLELGGEGNAEAMAFWNENATPPITARSRAEFAGFLDGLDLLDPGIVSCSRWRAEGDPEPEVAQFGAVARKP; this is encoded by the coding sequence GTGACCGAGATCGACAGGATCCGCACCGACATCGCGCACAACGCCCGCGTGTGGAACTACTGGCTGGGTGGCAAGGACAACTACCAGATCGACCGTCAGGTCGGTGACCAGGTGACCGGGCTGTTCCCGAGCATCCGCCAGGTCGCCCGCGCGGACAGGGCGTTCCTCGGCCGCGCGGTCACGTACCTCGCCGCAGAGGCGGGGGTGCGGCAGTTCCTGGACATCGGCACCGGTCTGCCGACCGTCGACAACACCCACGAGGTCGCCCAGCGCATCGCGCCCGAGTCGCGGATCGTGTACGTCGACAACGACCCGATCGTGCTCACCCACGCCCGCGCGCTGCTGACCAGCGCCCCCGAGGGCCGCACGGCGTACATCGACGCGGACGCCCACCGCCCCGACGACATCCTGCGCTCCGTCGAGCCCACGCTCGACCTTTCGCAGCCGGTCGCGGTGATCATGCTCGGCATCCTCAACTTCATCCTCGACACGGACAAGGCCACGGCGATCGTCCGCCGTATCATGGACGTGATACCGCCGGGCAGCCACCTCGCCGTCACCCACCCCACGCTGGAGCTGGGCGGCGAGGGCAACGCCGAGGCGATGGCGTTCTGGAACGAGAACGCGACACCGCCCATCACCGCCCGCAGCCGCGCCGAGTTCGCCGGCTTCCTCGACGGCCTCGACCTGCTCGACCCCGGCATCGTCTCCTGCTCGCGCTGGCGCGCCGAGGGCGATCCGGAACCGGAGGTCGCGCAGTTCGGTGCGGTGGCCCGCAAGCCGTAA
- a CDS encoding Lrp/AsnC family transcriptional regulator — MASRSTDSRTGSGSSPTIDAVSLAIIEQLQEDGRRPYAAIGKAVGLSEAAVRQRVQKLLDQGVMQIVAVTDPLTVGLRRQAMVGINVTGDLDPVADALTAMPECEYVVMTAGSFDLMVEIVCEDDDHLLEVINRRIRTLPGVRSTESFVYLKLKKQTYMWGTR; from the coding sequence GTGGCCAGTCGAAGCACAGACTCCAGGACCGGGAGCGGGTCGTCCCCGACGATCGACGCCGTCTCCCTGGCGATCATCGAGCAGCTCCAGGAGGACGGACGCCGTCCGTACGCCGCCATCGGCAAGGCCGTGGGCCTGTCCGAGGCGGCGGTCCGGCAGCGCGTCCAGAAGCTGCTCGACCAGGGCGTGATGCAGATCGTCGCCGTCACCGACCCGCTCACCGTGGGTCTGCGGCGCCAGGCGATGGTCGGCATCAACGTCACGGGCGATCTGGACCCGGTGGCCGACGCGCTGACTGCCATGCCCGAGTGCGAGTACGTCGTCATGACGGCGGGCTCCTTCGACCTTATGGTGGAGATCGTCTGCGAGGACGACGACCACCTGCTGGAAGTGATCAACCGGCGCATCCGCACCCTCCCCGGTGTGCGCTCCACCGAGAGCTTCGTCTACCTCAAGCTCAAGAAGCAGACCTATATGTGGGGAACCCGATAG
- a CDS encoding polyamine ABC transporter substrate-binding protein, giving the protein MTKYPGAPRFSRRSVLAGAAGLLLAGCGVPAAYVEPGDRAGRDLSRRDRRLDFANWPLYIDTDDEDESRRPTLDAFTDRTGISVRYTEEINDNDEFFGKISPALMNRQETGRDLVVVSDWMAARFVRLGWVQEMDRDRQPNVARYLDPQLRRPAFDEGRRHSVPWQSGITGIAYNRRKLGRELRSVRDLWAADLRGKVTLLSGLDESFALLMQGDGVDITRWAADDFHTVCDHVERLVAQRHIRRFTGNDYIKDLSTGDVLACQAYSGDVIQLQADNPAIEFVVPEEGAELWAESLMIPNLARHKGNAEALVDYYYEPEVAAELAAWVNYVCPVPAARDVLADSDDEELAALAEDPLIFPDGAMRRRLAIARDITSEERTDFAKRWNGIVGL; this is encoded by the coding sequence ATGACGAAGTACCCAGGTGCACCGCGCTTCTCCCGCCGTTCCGTGCTCGCCGGAGCCGCGGGGCTCCTGCTCGCGGGCTGCGGGGTGCCCGCGGCCTACGTAGAGCCGGGGGACCGTGCGGGACGCGATCTGTCCCGCCGTGACAGGCGGCTCGACTTCGCCAACTGGCCGCTGTACATCGACACGGACGACGAGGACGAGTCCCGGCGCCCCACCCTCGACGCCTTCACCGACCGCACGGGGATCTCCGTCCGCTACACCGAGGAGATCAACGACAACGACGAGTTCTTCGGCAAGATCAGCCCCGCGCTGATGAACCGCCAGGAGACCGGCCGGGACCTCGTCGTCGTCAGCGACTGGATGGCCGCCCGCTTCGTGCGCCTCGGCTGGGTCCAGGAGATGGACCGCGACCGGCAGCCGAACGTCGCCAGGTACCTGGACCCGCAGCTGCGCCGCCCCGCCTTCGACGAGGGACGGCGCCACAGCGTGCCCTGGCAGTCCGGGATCACCGGCATCGCGTACAACCGCCGCAAGCTGGGCCGGGAGCTCCGGAGCGTCCGAGACCTCTGGGCCGCCGACCTGCGCGGAAAGGTGACGCTGCTCTCCGGGCTCGACGAGTCCTTCGCCCTCCTCATGCAGGGCGACGGCGTCGACATCACCCGCTGGGCCGCCGACGACTTCCACACCGTGTGCGACCACGTCGAGAGGCTGGTCGCGCAGCGGCACATCCGCCGCTTCACCGGGAACGACTACATCAAGGACCTCTCCACCGGGGACGTCCTCGCCTGCCAGGCGTACTCGGGCGACGTCATCCAACTCCAGGCGGACAACCCCGCCATCGAGTTCGTCGTGCCCGAGGAGGGTGCCGAGCTCTGGGCCGAGTCCCTGATGATCCCGAACCTCGCCCGGCACAAAGGCAACGCCGAAGCGCTCGTCGACTACTACTACGAGCCCGAAGTCGCGGCCGAACTCGCCGCCTGGGTCAACTACGTCTGCCCCGTGCCCGCCGCGCGCGACGTCCTCGCCGACTCGGACGACGAGGAACTCGCGGCCCTCGCCGAGGACCCGCTCATCTTCCCCGACGGCGCGATGCGTCGGCGCCTCGCCATCGCACGGGACATCACCTCCGAGGAGCGGACCGACTTCGCGAAGCGGTGGAACGGGATCGTCGGCCTGTAG
- a CDS encoding LOG family protein gives MAQGQRKSRLGSSHDDDREIETIEEFDRVAARGTLGGHRVQSVDLTGRTFALLSADTTGTLFFGCAMEPDAAAKVRADGALVFPPIPDLPFDPYRGLLYSPDELFEGLADGGYEITRDALTYEWFQETKADRDIYASMLRSIHDDAVSDALDELLDGTQVVGVMGGHAMGRGSDAYAGAARLGRELARTGLIVATGGGPGAMEAANLGAYAAPHADEMLDEALELLAKAPSFTPSITEWATAAFDVRTRWPRGGDSIGIPTWFYGHEPPNPFACHIAKYFANATREDGLLARCNAGVVFLPGAAGTVQEIFDNTTPNYYGSRGEPTPMVLVDRAHWTEKLPAWPLLRSLAAGRAMESRITLVDSVDEVPEALSRLTQAGPSGA, from the coding sequence ATGGCGCAGGGACAGCGGAAGAGCAGGCTCGGCTCGTCGCACGACGACGACCGCGAGATCGAGACCATCGAGGAGTTCGACCGGGTCGCCGCGCGTGGCACCCTCGGGGGCCACCGGGTCCAGTCCGTCGACCTGACCGGCCGCACCTTCGCGCTGCTCTCCGCCGACACCACCGGCACGCTGTTCTTCGGCTGCGCCATGGAGCCGGACGCCGCCGCCAAGGTCCGCGCCGACGGTGCGCTGGTCTTCCCGCCCATACCGGACCTGCCGTTCGATCCGTACCGCGGCCTTCTCTACTCCCCCGACGAACTCTTCGAGGGTCTCGCCGACGGCGGTTACGAGATCACCCGCGACGCGCTCACCTACGAGTGGTTCCAGGAGACCAAGGCCGACCGCGACATCTACGCGTCGATGCTGCGGTCCATCCACGACGACGCCGTCTCGGACGCACTCGACGAACTCCTCGACGGCACCCAGGTGGTGGGCGTCATGGGCGGCCACGCCATGGGCCGGGGTTCGGACGCGTACGCGGGGGCCGCCAGGCTCGGCCGCGAACTCGCCCGCACCGGGCTGATCGTGGCCACGGGCGGCGGTCCCGGCGCGATGGAGGCGGCGAACCTGGGCGCGTACGCGGCCCCGCACGCCGACGAGATGCTCGACGAGGCCCTCGAACTCCTCGCCAAGGCTCCCTCGTTCACCCCGTCGATCACCGAATGGGCCACCGCCGCGTTCGACGTGCGTACGCGCTGGCCGCGGGGCGGCGACTCGATCGGCATCCCCACCTGGTTCTACGGCCACGAGCCGCCGAACCCCTTCGCGTGCCACATCGCCAAGTACTTCGCCAACGCCACGCGCGAGGACGGCCTCCTCGCCCGCTGCAACGCCGGTGTGGTCTTCCTGCCGGGCGCGGCGGGCACGGTCCAGGAGATCTTCGACAACACCACCCCCAACTACTACGGGTCCCGCGGCGAGCCGACCCCCATGGTCCTGGTCGACCGCGCCCACTGGACGGAGAAGCTGCCGGCCTGGCCGCTCCTGCGGTCCCTGGCCGCCGGTCGCGCCATGGAGTCCCGTATCACGCTCGTCGACTCGGTGGACGAGGTCCCGGAGGCGCTGTCACGGCTGACGCAGGCCGGCCCGTCCGGCGCCTGA
- a CDS encoding NADAR family protein, translated as MGITGTHTEALIERIGGGRTIKYLHFWGHTPRRDGTIDASCLSQWWPAPFTVDGIEYATAEHWMMAGKARLFGDGEAERKAVGAANPALAKKAGRLVRGFRDEIWERERFGIVVEGNVHKFAQHAGLREFLLSTGDRVLVEASPMDRVWGIGLAADDERAQDPARWRGLNLLGFALMQARELLRSREG; from the coding sequence ATGGGGATCACCGGGACGCACACCGAGGCGCTGATCGAGCGGATCGGCGGGGGCAGGACGATCAAGTATCTGCATTTCTGGGGGCACACGCCGCGCCGCGACGGGACCATCGATGCCAGCTGTCTCAGCCAGTGGTGGCCGGCGCCGTTCACGGTGGACGGCATCGAGTACGCGACCGCCGAGCACTGGATGATGGCGGGCAAGGCCCGTCTCTTCGGGGACGGGGAAGCGGAGCGCAAGGCCGTCGGGGCGGCGAATCCGGCGCTGGCGAAGAAGGCGGGCCGGCTGGTGCGCGGCTTCCGCGACGAGATATGGGAGCGCGAGCGCTTCGGCATCGTGGTCGAGGGCAATGTGCACAAGTTCGCCCAGCACGCCGGTCTGCGGGAGTTTCTGCTCTCGACCGGGGACCGGGTGCTGGTGGAGGCGAGCCCGATGGACCGGGTGTGGGGGATCGGGCTGGCGGCGGACGACGAGCGGGCCCAGGACCCGGCGCGGTGGCGCGGGCTGAATCTGCTGGGGTTCGCGCTGATGCAGGCGCGGGAGCTGCTGAGGTCCCGGGAGGGGTGA
- a CDS encoding aspartate aminotransferase family protein → MGNPIAVSKDRSDLSKSAYDHLWMHFTRMSSYENSPVPTIVRGEGTYIYDDKGKRYLDGLAGLFVVQAGHGRRELAEVAAKQAEKLAFFPVWSYAHPQAVELAERLANEAPGDLNKVFFTTGGGEAVETAWKLAKQYFKLIGKPTKYKVISRAVAYHGTPQGALSITGLPGLKAPFEPLVPGAHKVPNTNIYRAPLHGDDPEAFGRWAADQIEQQILFEGADTVAAVFLEPVQNAGGCFPPPPGYFQRVREICDQYDVLLVSDEVICAFGRLGKTFACDKFGYVPDMITCAKGMTSGYSPIGACIVSDRLAEPFYKGDNTFLHGYTFGGHPVSAAVGIANLDLFEREKLNQHVLDNEGAFLSTLQKLHDLPIVGDVRGNGFFYGIELVKDKNTKESFNEEETERVLYGFLSKALFDAGLYCRADDRGDPVVQLAPPLISDQSTFDEIEQILRSVLTEAWTKL, encoded by the coding sequence GTGGGGAACCCGATAGCCGTGAGCAAGGACCGCAGCGACCTTTCCAAGTCCGCCTACGACCACCTGTGGATGCACTTCACCCGCATGTCGTCGTACGAGAACTCGCCCGTTCCCACCATCGTCCGTGGTGAGGGCACTTACATCTACGACGACAAGGGCAAGCGCTACCTCGACGGCCTCGCCGGCCTGTTCGTGGTGCAGGCCGGCCACGGGCGCAGGGAACTGGCCGAGGTCGCCGCCAAGCAGGCCGAGAAGCTCGCCTTCTTCCCCGTGTGGTCGTACGCCCACCCGCAGGCGGTGGAGCTGGCCGAGCGGCTGGCGAACGAAGCCCCCGGCGACCTGAACAAGGTCTTCTTCACCACCGGCGGCGGCGAAGCGGTCGAGACCGCCTGGAAGCTCGCCAAGCAGTACTTCAAGCTCATCGGCAAGCCGACCAAGTACAAGGTCATCTCGCGCGCGGTCGCCTACCACGGCACCCCGCAGGGCGCCCTGTCCATCACCGGCCTGCCGGGGCTGAAGGCCCCGTTCGAGCCGCTGGTGCCCGGCGCGCACAAGGTGCCGAACACCAACATCTACCGCGCCCCGCTGCACGGCGACGACCCCGAGGCCTTCGGCCGCTGGGCCGCCGACCAGATCGAGCAGCAGATCCTCTTCGAGGGCGCCGACACCGTCGCCGCGGTCTTCCTGGAGCCGGTGCAGAACGCCGGCGGCTGCTTCCCGCCGCCGCCCGGGTACTTCCAGCGGGTCCGCGAGATCTGCGACCAGTACGACGTGCTGCTCGTGTCGGACGAGGTCATCTGCGCCTTCGGCCGGCTCGGCAAGACCTTCGCCTGTGACAAGTTCGGCTACGTGCCGGACATGATCACCTGCGCCAAGGGCATGACCTCGGGGTACTCCCCGATCGGCGCCTGCATCGTCTCCGACCGGCTCGCCGAGCCGTTCTACAAGGGCGACAACACCTTCCTGCACGGCTACACCTTCGGCGGCCACCCGGTCTCCGCGGCCGTCGGAATCGCCAACCTCGACCTGTTCGAGCGCGAGAAGCTCAACCAGCACGTCCTCGACAACGAGGGCGCGTTCCTCTCGACGCTGCAGAAGCTGCACGACCTGCCGATCGTCGGCGACGTCCGCGGCAACGGCTTCTTCTACGGCATCGAGCTGGTGAAGGACAAGAACACCAAGGAGTCCTTCAACGAGGAGGAGACCGAGCGCGTCCTGTACGGCTTCCTCTCCAAGGCGCTGTTCGACGCCGGTCTCTACTGTCGCGCCGACGACCGCGGCGACCCGGTCGTCCAGCTGGCCCCGCCGCTGATCTCCGACCAGTCCACCTTCGACGAGATCGAGCAGATCCTCCGCTCGGTCCTCACCGAGGCCTGGACGAAGCTCTGA
- a CDS encoding DUF4190 domain-containing protein, with amino-acid sequence MADQSDQRPDGHEPGDPWAPPERRASRPEAPEDRVELGKATPDAQQGRPTVHDQPTMTSMPSAGTGGAAPQGVDPGAVPPPPTAPGGPAQPAPGPYGYPAATGAPGYGYPAAAGTVGAGAPGYGYPGYPGYPGSSWTMGPAPQNGMGTAAMVLGILALCLSWCYGIFGLILGTLALIFGILGRKRYQRGEADNKGQALAGIILGSIGIVVAGLFIALYVWIFANADEWEDEGVDDPWATTLVVGAAPR; translated from the coding sequence ATGGCAGACCAGAGCGACCAGAGGCCGGACGGACACGAGCCCGGCGACCCGTGGGCACCGCCCGAGCGCAGGGCGTCCCGGCCCGAGGCCCCCGAGGACAGGGTGGAGCTCGGCAAGGCGACGCCGGACGCGCAGCAGGGCCGCCCCACCGTGCACGACCAGCCGACGATGACATCGATGCCGTCCGCGGGCACCGGCGGCGCCGCTCCGCAGGGCGTGGACCCCGGTGCCGTACCGCCGCCGCCGACCGCCCCGGGCGGACCCGCGCAGCCCGCCCCCGGCCCGTACGGCTACCCGGCCGCGACCGGCGCCCCCGGGTACGGCTACCCGGCCGCGGCCGGCACCGTGGGCGCCGGCGCGCCCGGCTACGGCTACCCCGGATACCCGGGCTACCCCGGCTCCTCCTGGACCATGGGCCCGGCGCCGCAGAACGGCATGGGCACCGCCGCGATGGTGCTCGGCATCCTCGCGCTCTGCCTCAGCTGGTGCTACGGGATCTTCGGGCTGATCCTCGGCACGCTCGCGCTGATCTTCGGCATCCTGGGCCGCAAGCGGTACCAGCGCGGCGAGGCGGACAACAAGGGCCAGGCCCTCGCCGGCATCATCCTCGGCTCCATCGGCATAGTCGTGGCCGGGCTCTTCATCGCGCTCTACGTCTGGATCTTCGCGAACGCCGATGAGTGGGAGGATGAGGGCGTCGACGACCCCTGGGCGACCACCCTGGTCGTCGGCGCAGCCCCTCGCTGA
- a CDS encoding ABC transporter ATP-binding protein codes for MVAPPDNDVLWARSLHHSLSGSPALAGVSLGVREGEILAVNGPRGCGKTTLLRCLSGQIVPEQGEVWFNSSPVHTMGSLTRERLRRERFGWIGPEPQLVPELNAWENAALPLLLRGSSHRVARAAAVEWLERLDIGMCARKRPRALLQSQRQRVALARALVTTPAVLFADEPTAALHTTDRAQVLRTLTTAARSHRITLILATHDPEVATLADRTVSLVDGRRVNSLHGADAEGRAACSLSV; via the coding sequence ATGGTGGCCCCGCCGGACAACGATGTGCTCTGGGCGCGCTCACTGCATCACTCCCTGAGCGGTTCGCCCGCGCTCGCCGGAGTCTCCCTCGGCGTGCGCGAGGGGGAGATCCTCGCCGTGAACGGCCCGCGCGGCTGCGGCAAGACCACCCTGCTGCGCTGTCTCTCCGGCCAGATCGTGCCGGAGCAGGGCGAGGTCTGGTTCAACAGCAGCCCCGTCCACACAATGGGGTCACTCACGCGCGAACGGCTGCGCCGCGAGCGCTTCGGCTGGATCGGCCCCGAGCCGCAGCTGGTCCCCGAACTCAACGCCTGGGAGAACGCCGCCCTGCCGCTGCTGCTGCGCGGCTCGTCGCACCGCGTCGCCAGGGCCGCCGCCGTGGAGTGGCTGGAGCGGCTCGACATCGGCATGTGCGCGCGCAAGCGGCCCCGTGCGCTGCTCCAGTCCCAGCGGCAGCGCGTCGCCCTCGCCCGGGCCCTCGTCACCACGCCCGCGGTGCTGTTCGCGGACGAGCCGACCGCCGCCCTGCACACCACGGACCGCGCCCAGGTCCTGCGTACGCTCACCACCGCGGCCCGCTCGCACCGCATCACCCTCATCCTGGCCACCCATGACCCGGAGGTGGCGACGCTCGCCGACCGCACGGTGTCGCTGGTCGACGGCCGGCGTGTCAACTCCCTCCACGGGGCAGACGCGGAAGGCCGGGCCGCGTGCTCGCTCTCCGTCTAG
- a CDS encoding adenosine deaminase has protein sequence MTDLQPFIAGLPKAELHVHHVGSASPRIVSELAARHPDSKVPADPAALADYFTFTDFAHFIEVYLSVVDLVRTPEDVRLLTFEVARDMARQHIRYAELTLTPFSSTRRGIPAQGFMEAIEDARKAAESELGVILRWCFDIPGEAGLDAAEETTRLAVDLRPDGLVSFGLGGPEIGVPRPQFKPYFDRAIAAGLRSVPHAGETTGPGTIWDALNELRAERIGHGTSAPQDPKLLAHLAEHRIPLELCPTSNIATRAVATLDEHPIKEMVAAGVLVTINSDDPPMFGTDLNNEYAVAARLLELDERGIAALAKNAVDASFLDPAGKARIAAEIDTYTEQWLAR, from the coding sequence ATGACCGATCTCCAGCCCTTCATCGCGGGCCTGCCCAAGGCCGAGCTGCACGTCCACCACGTGGGCTCCGCCTCGCCGCGTATCGTCTCCGAACTGGCCGCCCGGCACCCGGACTCCAAGGTCCCCGCCGATCCGGCCGCCCTCGCCGACTACTTCACGTTCACCGACTTCGCGCACTTCATCGAGGTGTACCTGTCGGTCGTCGACCTCGTCCGCACCCCCGAGGACGTCCGGCTGCTGACCTTCGAGGTCGCCCGCGACATGGCCCGCCAGCACATCCGCTACGCGGAGCTGACCCTCACGCCGTTCAGCTCGACCCGCCGTGGCATCCCCGCGCAGGGCTTCATGGAGGCGATCGAGGACGCCCGCAAGGCAGCCGAGTCCGAGCTGGGCGTGATCCTGCGCTGGTGCTTCGACATCCCCGGCGAGGCGGGGCTCGACGCGGCCGAGGAGACCACGCGGCTCGCGGTCGACCTGCGCCCGGACGGCCTGGTCTCGTTCGGGCTCGGCGGTCCCGAAATCGGCGTGCCCCGGCCCCAGTTCAAGCCGTACTTCGACCGGGCCATCGCCGCCGGGCTGCGGTCCGTGCCGCACGCCGGCGAGACGACAGGGCCCGGCACCATCTGGGACGCCCTCAACGAGCTGCGCGCCGAGCGCATCGGTCACGGCACCAGCGCCCCGCAGGACCCGAAGCTGCTGGCCCATCTCGCCGAGCACCGGATTCCGCTGGAGCTCTGCCCCACCTCCAATATCGCCACGCGGGCCGTCGCCACCCTCGACGAGCACCCGATAAAGGAGATGGTCGCCGCCGGAGTGCTGGTGACGATCAACAGCGACGACCCGCCGATGTTCGGCACCGACCTCAACAACGAGTACGCGGTCGCCGCCCGGCTCCTGGAGCTGGACGAGCGGGGCATCGCCGCGCTCGCGAAGAACGCGGTGGATGCGTCGTTCCTCGACCCGGCCGGCAAGGCCCGGATCGCCGCGGAGATCGACACGTACACCGAGCAATGGCTGGCGAGGTGA
- a CDS encoding gamma-aminobutyraldehyde dehydrogenase produces MTTELRRLRNYIDGEFRDAADGRTIEVVNPATGETYATSPLSGQADVDAAMAAAAAAFPAWRDTTPAERQKVLLKIADAFEERAEELIAAESENTGKPIELTRSEEIPPMVDQIRFFAGAARMLEGRSAGEYMEGMTSIIRREPVGVCAQVAPWNYPMMMAVWKFAPALAAGNTVVLKPSDTTPASTVLIAEIIGAVVPKGVFNVLCGDRDTGRMMVEHPVPAMASITGSVRAGMQVAESAAKDVKRVHLELGGKAPVVVFEDTDIAKAVEDISVAGFFNAGQDCTAATRVLVHESIHDEFVSALAKAAKDTKTGQPDDADVLYGPLNNANQLKQVSGFIDRLPAHAKVEAGGHQVGDKGYFYAPTVVSGLKQDDEIVQNEVFGPVITVQSFRDEEQALEYANGVEYALASSVWTKDHARAMRMSKSLDFGCVWINTHIPLVAEMPHGGFKKSGYGKDLSAYGFDDYTRIKHVMTSLDA; encoded by the coding sequence GTGACCACCGAACTGCGTCGTCTGCGCAATTACATCGACGGGGAGTTCCGGGACGCCGCGGACGGGCGGACCATCGAGGTGGTCAACCCGGCCACTGGCGAGACGTACGCGACCTCGCCGCTCTCCGGTCAGGCGGACGTCGACGCCGCCATGGCCGCCGCCGCTGCCGCCTTCCCGGCCTGGCGCGACACCACGCCCGCCGAGCGCCAGAAGGTCCTGCTGAAGATCGCGGACGCCTTCGAGGAGCGGGCCGAGGAGCTGATCGCCGCCGAGTCCGAGAACACCGGAAAGCCGATCGAGCTCACCCGCAGCGAAGAGATCCCCCCGATGGTCGACCAGATCCGCTTCTTCGCGGGCGCGGCGCGGATGCTCGAGGGCCGTTCGGCCGGTGAGTACATGGAGGGGATGACCTCGATCATCCGCCGTGAGCCGGTCGGCGTCTGCGCCCAGGTCGCGCCGTGGAACTACCCGATGATGATGGCCGTGTGGAAGTTCGCCCCGGCGCTGGCCGCGGGCAACACCGTGGTGCTGAAGCCGTCGGACACCACCCCGGCGTCCACCGTCCTCATCGCCGAGATCATCGGCGCGGTCGTGCCCAAGGGCGTCTTCAACGTCCTGTGCGGCGACCGCGACACGGGCCGCATGATGGTCGAGCACCCGGTCCCGGCGATGGCCTCCATCACCGGCTCGGTACGGGCCGGCATGCAGGTCGCCGAGTCCGCGGCCAAGGACGTCAAGCGCGTCCACCTGGAGCTGGGCGGCAAGGCGCCGGTCGTCGTCTTCGAGGACACCGACATCGCGAAGGCCGTCGAGGACATCTCGGTCGCGGGCTTCTTCAACGCGGGCCAGGACTGTACGGCGGCGACGCGCGTGCTCGTGCACGAGTCGATCCACGACGAGTTCGTGTCGGCGCTCGCGAAGGCGGCCAAGGACACCAAGACCGGGCAGCCGGACGACGCGGACGTGCTCTACGGCCCGCTGAACAACGCCAACCAGCTCAAGCAGGTCTCCGGCTTCATCGACCGGCTTCCGGCGCACGCGAAGGTGGAGGCGGGCGGCCACCAGGTCGGCGACAAGGGCTACTTCTACGCCCCGACGGTCGTGTCCGGGCTGAAGCAGGACGACGAGATCGTCCAGAACGAGGTCTTCGGTCCGGTCATCACGGTCCAGTCCTTCCGCGACGAGGAGCAGGCGCTCGAGTACGCGAACGGCGTGGAGTACGCGCTGGCTTCGTCGGTATGGACCAAGGACCACGCGCGGGCGATGCGGATGTCCAAGTCGCTGGACTTCGGCTGCGTGTGGATCAACACGCACATCCCCCTGGTCGCGGAGATGCCGCACGGCGGCTTCAAGAAGTCGGGCTACGGCAAGGACCTGTCGGCGTACGGGTTCGACGACTACACGCGCATCAAGCACGTGATGACGTCCCTGGACGCATGA